Proteins encoded in a region of the uncultured Desulfovibrio sp. genome:
- a CDS encoding Fur family transcriptional regulator produces the protein MTTQQNNAGLSEFLDFMSRKGLNTTSQRRIIAEAFFELPGHHSLEEFYQHVIKRDSGIGQTTVYRTLKLLCDAGLAMEIHFSDGITRYEIAKPDSHHDHLVCLDCGKIVEICDPRIEKLQREMAEKYGFKLRGHVHNLYGICKDCRDKAAKDD, from the coding sequence ATGACAACACAACAAAATAATGCCGGTCTTTCGGAATTTCTGGATTTCATGAGCCGCAAAGGCCTGAACACCACATCCCAGCGCCGTATCATAGCCGAAGCTTTTTTTGAATTGCCCGGGCACCACTCGCTTGAAGAATTTTATCAGCACGTGATCAAACGCGATTCCGGCATCGGTCAGACCACCGTATACCGCACGCTCAAGCTGCTTTGCGATGCGGGCCTTGCCATGGAAATCCACTTCAGCGACGGCATCACCCGCTACGAAATTGCCAAGCCGGACAGCCATCACGACCACCTTGTCTGCCTTGACTGCGGCAAGATTGTGGAAATTTGCGATCCGCGCATTGAAAAACTCCAGCGCGAAATGGCCGAAAAATACGGCTTCAAGCTACGCGGCCATGTGCACAACCTGTACGGCATCTGCAAGGATTGCCGCGACAAAGCCGCCAAGGACGACTAA
- the ahpC gene encoding alkyl hydroperoxide reductase subunit C produces MGNLINKAVEPFNVKAFHGGELKTVTEADIKGHWSVFFFYPADFTFVCPTELEDLADNYEQFKKLNCEVYSVSTDSAFVHKAWADASPSIAKIRYPMLADCAGTLSNAFGVMIEGAGQALRGSFLVNPDGVIKAYEIHDTPIGRNVEELLRKLEAAQFVAEHGDQVCPARWKPGSATLKPGLDLVGKI; encoded by the coding sequence ATGGGAAATCTCATCAATAAAGCGGTTGAACCTTTCAACGTAAAGGCTTTTCACGGTGGCGAGCTGAAAACGGTTACCGAAGCAGATATCAAGGGCCACTGGTCCGTCTTCTTTTTCTATCCTGCTGACTTTACCTTTGTGTGCCCCACGGAGCTGGAAGACCTGGCCGACAACTACGAGCAGTTCAAAAAGCTCAATTGTGAAGTCTATTCCGTCTCCACCGACAGCGCCTTTGTGCACAAAGCCTGGGCCGATGCCTCGCCCAGCATCGCCAAGATTCGTTATCCCATGCTGGCAGACTGCGCCGGAACGCTCTCCAACGCGTTCGGCGTCATGATTGAAGGCGCAGGGCAGGCCTTGCGCGGCAGTTTTCTGGTAAATCCCGATGGCGTCATCAAGGCCTATGAAATCCACGACACGCCCATTGGCCGCAATGTTGAAGAATTGCTGCGCAAGCTGGAAGCCGCGCAGTTTGTGGCCGAACACGGCGATCAGGTTTGCCCTGCCCGCTGGAAGCCCGGCAGCGCCACCCTTAAGCCCGGCCTTGATCTTGTAGGCAAGATCTAG